AGTTCCGAAAACTCTTATAAACTCGAATTcgtaaaaataaagaaaaaaggtGGTAATACATTCTAGAAATGAACTATGTGCAATCTCATTAAGGATTATAAAGGAGTGAGAAGATTGGAGATGGAACCGATTGACCAGGACATGACTCAAATTCCCAAAGGTTCAGGTAGGTTCCTTCCAACGGTCTGTCATGCTTCTTTCCCATTCCTCCAAGGCCACCTCTGCTTTTAGTTTCTCAGGAACACAATCTGTGAGTTCATATGATTTAACAAGTTACATTAAAATTACAGTAACGGTGAGGAACTCAGGAGAAACGAATATTTCATAGGGTATATACTAAGTACCCGCAAGGAACTCATATCTCTCCTCGTTACTCACTACAGATGCTGccaatgagaagaagaaaaaaagatttcaattCATCATCTATTGTAATAATAGTATATGATAAAGAACAGATTCACAGATCAAGTATAATGTTTCTAAGACTTGACTGGCTATTGTACGATACACCGAAATGGAGACACTCAAAATCATCGGTGCATAAGCAAGAACTTTTCAGACATGTCGTCATACATGGAATTAAGTGATTGAGGGTATCATCAGGCAATAGTTCAGATTGCGGCAAACATGCAGATAGGAATGAGATTGGAGCTTACATAGATGCTTGTAGTGGATGAACTTCTTCTTGTCCTTAACAGAACTTCCATAAGCTTCCTCAGAAAACCTCTCAATGAACAATTCCTTCATATTACAAACACCATGAAATGAAACTCAGATTTCAAATAATTCCTTCACACAACTTTTCAACATATGAGCTTTAAATAATGTTACTCAGAATTAAATTATGACTTTCTTATGTGTTTGTGATATCTATAAGTCTAAAAACCACACATGGATGAATCCTTTAGCTTCAGTGTCCATCTAAGCAAAGCCCTTATGCAGCAATTATCACTACCATGGCAATTAGGGAGACTTCAGTGTCTAATTCACACTGACAATAAGCAAATGATACTCTCAAATTCATTAAACTAAAGCAATTGAGATAGTCGACGCAGCTCAAGCTATACATGCCAATATACTAATGTTTGGTACTGTACGGTGGCTTTATTGACAAGAAACACAGCGTCCTGCATGATGATCTGAGGAGCTGAGTTATCGCTTCTCATGATCCTCCGAATCCGATTCATCGGGAACCTAATCATCTTAGCGTCTTCCGAAACCACGACGCCGCCATTGCTTTCCTTCGGCTCATCTCGCCTCCCTTCGCTGCTCGACGATTCCGAGATCTCGTGAACCTCCGCATCCTTCTTCGCAGCGTCCTTTAAGTTCGCCTTATTAGACGAATTCTTCTTCGATTTGGAGCCGGAGCTGCGTGCGTTGAGACCGTCGCCTTTATTGACGCCATCGCTCTTCCGCTTCTTCGACGACACCATTGTTCAGAACTGTTTGCCAGAACAAAGCCAATGGCATTATCCATGGATTCTTACATGGGCTTTTATATATTTCAGTCTCGTAGGCCCAATGGGTCCTTAATAACGGATACGGCGATTTGAGGTTTGACTCTTTGACTAGGCCCATAATAACGACGGATACGTAGATATTATTCATTACTATGAAATAAATTACAGAAATTCTggtttttataatttgaatctcttaaaatttgaaaattattaaaataaaagcttCAAGAAGCTAGCATGCCTGTGCtttttatatatcaaacaatgcaacaaaaactaaaaaacattATCTAGTTTCCTACATAGTCCATATAGGATATTTTTGGAGGATTAAATTAGATAAGGAAGCATGGGAGTAATGTTGGACGTATGAGACAGGAGCGGTGTCGGAAAAGTAGAACCACCACGTGTGACCGACGACACGCGTAACACCCTAGCTAAACTCTCTCTGTAATAGTATTAAACGTGGCGTAGTTAATGTCTTCAATCTCCAATTCCTGGCTTGTCTTTAACAACTCTGACAACAACCAAAGCTGTGAAGCGGACAATAACGAGAAGAGGTGCTGTATCATTGCTATCAATCTATCATCAATCAATGGCTATGGTGGAAGAACCCATCCTTTCAAGACTGGACCGTATTGATGTCATGGTGAGGAAGCTAGAAGAGATGAAAGGAAGCTCACCGAGAAGCTCCAGCCCTTCGACTCCATCTAGTGGGACTCAACCATCGTCGCTTGATCTTTCTTCGCCGAGGAGCGTAGGGAAGGTTCAGTGCCGTCCGATGGAGCAAGTGATAGAGGAGACCGAGAGAAAAGGAACTCTGTTGGAGAGACTAAACAATGTGGAGGAGCAAGTTCTTAAGCTGTGTTTGAAGTTTGAAGAAGAGGTTGAAGAAGAGAGTAAGAGAGATGGTAAGTcgaagaaaacgaagaagaagaaggggttGAGGAAGTTGGTTGATAAAGTTGTTGGATCTTCTTCTCCTACTAAAAGCCCTTCCAAGAGATGGCATTGCTGAGCCTTGTTTTATTACTCCCTGTTCTTCCTATATCATCCATGTATAATTCAACCATGTTCCAcagcttttcttctttttcttttgatgaaaggctcgaatttgatTGTTATGTTGTTAGTTTGTTGTTAGTGTGCAATTTGCCTTGCTTGTTCGTTCAACCCGCTGTATATTCCGCAAACGAGCTTGACTTTATTTCAATAAATAAATGTGATGTTTATCACAAGTCACCTGTGCTTTGGTTATActtattcattttctttttcaataaaatgttaaatctattcaaacaaacaaaaattgtaCGTTTCACAATGTATGTTGCATTGGTACTTATAAGAAAACTATCTATCTTCTAGCAAACCATGCTGCTAATCCTTCGTCATAGGCGTGACCCAAAGCTTTATAAAGTGAGGTGAAACATACATTACACattataaatactttttttttataacaaagtTTACATTATAAAGATGACATGATCCATAACGAGACTATTCATCACCACCGTGACTACCACCACCACAATCATCCACGGAGAAAAATAACAAGTCCTTTTTggttttttgtcaacaaataaCAAATCCTTAATTACTCACGAATTTGTGAAATAACAATTaaaccattaattattaattaacacACACTCAAGTTCTTTTATAAGATTACAGAAACAATTAATAATACGCCTAATAAGTTACCCCATTTTTTCACTTTTCCCCTTGttttatgcaattttttttcaaaaaacttgGATCTCTAATCCGTCGCCCtctcgactctctctctctctctctctctcttgattgaTCGGATCGGTTAGGGTTTTTCAGCTCCTCCCAGACGAAATCGCTGCGAATAAGCGCGATTACCTTAAGACTCACTCCTAGGGTTCTAAGGCGCGGATCTAGCCAAGCTCTTCTCATCCTTTCTTCAGCTACTACGGCGAAGCTTCTCTCCCCTCCCTCGCAGCAGCCATGTTCTGGAAGCTCACTTCTCTCTCTGCATCTTCTCCGGTGAGTTTAACTGATTTCCCCTTGAAATTGATTTttatatctctttttttttttttctggagaaATCGATATATTGAAAATTAGATTCGCTTAATTTTAGTTTTCTGAATTATTTCGCTGCGTTCTTGTTTGTTTGCTGATGTTACGAACCACCTAGGTGGAGACGGTACTAGACAAAGAGAGTTTCACCTTGGAAGAGCTTCTTGATGAGGAAGAGATTATCCAAGAATGCAAGGCTTTGAATAGCCGCCTCATTAACTTGTAAGTTTGCTTTTAATCATTAATAATTTGCTGTTTCATAGAGTCATATTTTCTTGGGGAAAGCTTCTATTTATTGTGTATTATTGATGTTTTGCAGTCTAAGGGATAAAGCTCAAGTGGAGCAGTTGTTGCGGTACATCGTTGAAGAACCTCCAAATGATGCTGATGATAGTAAACGTGCTTTCAAGTAATATGCTTCATTGGAATGTTACCTTCTTTGTCTTAGGTTTCCTCTCGAGCTTATaaatagcttcttcttctcttaggTTTCCTTTCATCTCGTGTGAAGTATTTACATGTGAAATTGATGTTATTCTTAAAACTTTGGTGGAGGACGAAgaggtactttttttttttgtctgcaaaTGGCACTTCATACTTTTCAATTGTTTTGTGCatctttgatatattttatggACTTGCTTAATTCTCTCTCGCAGCTGATGGACTTGCTTTTCTCCTTTCTGGAACCAAGTCGTTCTCATAGTGCATTGCTGGCAGGCTATTTCAGCAAGGTGCTCCCTCTCACAATACGCAAGCTTACGTGTTAGCCAACTTCCGGTATGGTTCTTATGTGCACCTTACTTGTCTCTGTTTGCTGTAGGTTGTCATTTGCCTTATGGTCAGAAAGACTGCTGCGCTTATGAGTTATGTGAAAGTAAGTAATCACTTTTTGTTAAATGGATGgttttatcttattttcttttccctCTTTTGGCATGAGTTTTACGACTAGATTTTTAGTGTAGCTGTAACAGTAAAAGTAGACACATTTCCATCAAGCCTGGGTCAAATATGATTGAACTATAGgtggtttaaaatttagatgAGAtgactttaataaaatattccaTTATAGTCTTTGCGTATAGATCTCTGTCGACTCAGTGCATTGCAAGAAGATATGATTGTCATGACTCTTCGCAAATTTGCAATTATTTTGTCGTTACAGCAAATATTAGTTgaattgtttatgttttgttttgtgttgaGGTAACTACACTGGCTACAGTTCTTAATGTTACTTCTGATTATCACAGGGGCATCAAAGTGTTCTCTGccagttggttgatttgattgGAATAACATCCATCATGGAGGTAATTGGTTTGTTTAGACGCAGTGCAACTTGGTGTGGCTTCAGAGATCATTTTTGCAATAATATTTATGTGATACTGTCTAGGTTTTGGTTCGCTTGGTTGGGGCGGATGATCAAGTCTATCCCAACTTTCTTGATGTGATGCAATGGCTGGCAGATAACAATTTACTTGAAATGATCGTGGACAAACTCGACCCATCTGTAAGTGGTGATGTTTCTATATTCATTAAGAGACAAGAGTCTCGT
This region of Brassica napus cultivar Da-Ae chromosome C5, Da-Ae, whole genome shotgun sequence genomic DNA includes:
- the LOC106413697 gene encoding chromatin accessibility complex protein 1 isoform X1, translating into MVSSKKRKSDGVNKGDGLNARSSGSKSKKNSSNKANLKDAAKKDAEVHEISESSSSEGRRDEPKESNGGVVVSEDAKMIRFPMNRIRRIMRSDNSAPQIIMQDAVFLVNKATVQYQTLVYWHELFIERFSEEAYGSSVKDKKKFIHYKHLSSVVSNEERYEFLADCVPEKLKAEVALEEWERSMTDRWKEPT
- the BNAC05G05660D gene encoding uncharacterized protein BNAC05G05660D, giving the protein MAMVEEPILSRLDRIDVMVRKLEEMKGSSPRSSSPSTPSSGTQPSSLDLSSPRSVGKVQCRPMEQVIEETERKGTLLERLNNVEEQVLKLCLKFEEEVEEESKRDGKSKKTKKKKGLRKLVDKVVGSSSPTKSPSKRWHC
- the LOC106413697 gene encoding chromatin accessibility complex protein 1 isoform X2, whose amino-acid sequence is MVSSKKRKSDGVNKGDGLNARSSGSKSKKNSSNKANLKDAAKKDAEVHEISESSSSEGRRDEPKESNGGVVVSEDAKMIRFPMNRIRRIMRSDNSAPQIIMQDAVFLVNKATELFIERFSEEAYGSSVKDKKKFIHYKHLSSVVSNEERYEFLADCVPEKLKAEVALEEWERSMTDRWKEPT